The following are encoded in a window of Gossypium raimondii isolate GPD5lz chromosome 13, ASM2569854v1, whole genome shotgun sequence genomic DNA:
- the LOC105781830 gene encoding cyclase-associated protein 1, translating into MEAKLIERLEAAVARLESLSAGGISARGLPDGVDEVSSDPSILAFDDLMAQYAARVSAAAEKIGGQVLDVTKLVLEAFSVQKKLLIEIKQTQKPDMAGLVEFLKPLNEVILKVNAMTEGRRSDFFNHLKSAGDSLSALAWIAYTGKDCGMSMPIAHVEESWQMAEFYNNKVLVEYRNKDQIHVEWAKALKELYLPGLRDYVKSHYPLGPVWSASGKKASSASSKAPPPGAPAPPPPPPASLFSSEPSQPSSSNPKQGMSAVFQEISSGNVSVGLKKVTADMKTKNRTDRTGVVSASGKETHSSSPSFSKAGPPKLELQMGRKWAVENQIGRKNLVIDDCDAKQSVYIYGCKDSVLQIQGKVNNITIDKCTKMGVVFKDVVAACEVVNCNGVEVQCQGSAPTISVDNTSGCQLYLSKDSLGTSITTAKSSEINVLVPTGPDGDWGEHSLPQQYIHVFKDGQFETTPVSHSGA; encoded by the exons ATGGAGGCGAAGCTGATAGAGAGGCTGGAAGCCGCGGTGGCTCGGCTGGAGTCTCTATCGGCCGGTGGAATCTCGGCGAGGGGATTACCGGACGGTGTTGATGAGGTGTCTTCGGATCCTTCGATTTTGGCGTTTGACGATCTGATGGCTCAATATGCGGCTAGGGTTTCGGCTGCTGCCGAGAAGATTGGAGGTCAAGTGCTGGATGTGACTAAGCTAGTTCTCGAGGCATTCTCTGTTCAAAAGAAACTTCTTATCGAGATCAAGCAGACTCAG AAACCTGATATGGCAGGTTTGGTCGAATTTCTCAAACCACTGAATGAAGTGATCTTGAAGGTTAATGCTATGACGGAAGGGAGGCGATCTGATTTCTTCAACCACTTGAAGAGTGCTGGGGACAGTCTTTCAGCTTTAGCATGGATTGCTTACACAGGCAAAGATTGTG GTATGAGCATGCCTATCGCACATGTGGAAGAAAGTTGGCAAATGGCTGAATTTTATAACAACAAG GTTCTTGTAGAGTACAGAAACAAAGATCAGATCCATGTTGAATGGGCCAAAGCTTTGAAGGAACTGTATTTACCAGGTCTGAGGGATTATGTCAAAAGCCATTATCCTCTTGGCCCGGTATGGAGTGCTTCTGGTAAAAAGGCATCTAGTGCTTCGTCGAAAGCTCCTCCACCAGGGGCCCCTGCACCTCCTCCCCCTCCACCTGCTTCTCTTTTCAGCTCAGAACCTTCTCAGCCTTCTTCATCAAATCCAAAACAAGGGATGTCAGCTGTTTTCCAAGAAATTAGTAGTGGGAATGTTTCTGTAG GCCTGAAGAAGGTTACTGCTGATATGAAGACGAAGAACCGTACAGATAGAACAGGTGTTGTTAGTGCCAGTGGAAAGGAAACACATTCAAGCTCCCCTTCTTTCTCAAAAGCTGGACCACCCAAACTAGAGCTGCAAATGGGTCGCAA GTGGGCTGTTGAGAACCAAATTGGAAGAAAGAACTTAGTTATTGATGACTGTGATGCCAAACAGTCTGTGTATATTTATGGATGCAAAGATTCTGTTTTGCAGATTCAGG GGAAAGTCAACAATATAACCATTGACAAATGCACTAAGATGGGAGTGGTATTTAAG GATGTTGTGGCTGCTTGTGAGGTAGTAAACTGCAACGGTGTTGAGGTGCAATGTCAg GGTTCTGCTCCAACAATTTCAGTGGACAACACATCTGGCTGTCAGTTGTACTTAAGCAAAGACTCTTTAGGGACATCTATAACAACAGCAAAGTCAAGTGAGATAAATGTGTTAGTGCCTACTGGACCTGATGGTGACTGG GGGGAGCATTCATTGCCGCAACAGTATATCCATGTATTTAAGGATGGTCAATTTGAAACTACCCCAGTGTCGCACTCAGGAGCATAA
- the LOC105781831 gene encoding guanine nucleotide-binding protein subunit beta-2 isoform X1, protein MSVAELKERHAAAIEAVNDLRERLKQRRQQLLDADVAGYARSLGRSQVTFGPTDLVCCRTLQGHTGKVYSLDWTPERDRIVSASQDGRLIVWNAQTSQKTHAIKLPCAWVMTCAFSPTGQSVACGGLDGMCSIFNLNSATDRDGNLPVSVTLNGHKGYVSCCQYVPDEDIHIITSSGDQTCVLWDITTGLRTTVFGGEFQSGHTADVLSVSINGTNSRVFVSGSCDGTARLWDTRVASRAMRTFQGHEGDVNTLKFFPDGNRFGTGSDDGTCRLFDIRNGHQLQVYYQQHGDKEVPLVTSIAFSISGRLLFAGYSNGDCYVWDTLLARVVLNLGSVKNSHENRISCLGLSADGSSLCTGSWDTNLKIWAFGGHRKVI, encoded by the exons ATGTCCGTTGCGGAGCTGAAAGAGAGGCACGCCGCGGCGATTGAGGCAGTGAACGATCTTAGAGAGCGATTGAAGCAGAGACGCCAGCAGTTGCTCGACGCTGACG TGGCCGGATATGCAAGATCGCTAGGGAGGAGTCAAGTTACTTTTGGCCCAACCGATCTGGTTTGCTGTAGGACCTTGCAAGGTCACACCGGCAAg GTATACTCATTAGATTGGACACCGGAACGAGATCGAATTGTCAGTGCCTCTCAGGATGGACGCTTAATCGTGTGGAATGCTCAAACGAGCCAGAAAACTCATGCCATAAAGCTGCCTTGTGCATGGGTTATGACGTGTGCTTTTTCCCCAACGGGTCAATCTGTTGCCTGCGGTGGTCTTGATGGTATGTGTTCTATTTTCAACTTGAATTCAGCAACCGACAGGGATGGAAACCTTCCAGTATCAGTAACCCTTAACGGGCACAAGGGCTATGTTTCCTGTTGTCAGTATGTCCCGGATGAAGACATTCACATTATTACAAGTTCCGGTGATCAGACATGTGTGCTATGGGATATTACAACAGGTCTCAGAACTACTGTTTTCGGGGGAGAGTTCCAATCTGGGCATACTGCTGATGTACTGAG tGTCTCAATAAATGGAACAAACTCAAGAGTGTTTGTTTCTGGTTCGTGTGATGGAACTGCCCGACTATGGGATACTCGTGTTGCGAGTCGAGCAATGCGTACGTTCCAGGGTCATGAGGGTGATGTTAACACTTTGAAGTTCTTTCCAGATGGCAATAGGTTTGGAACTGGATCAGATGATGGAACTTGCAGGTTATTTGATATCAGAAATGGCCACCAGTTGCAAGTATACTATCAGCAACACGGCGATAAGGAGGTTCCACTTGTGACCTCAATTGCATTCTCCATATCCGGAAGACTCCTTTTTGCTGGATACTCAAATGGAGATTGCTATGTATGGGACACATTATTGGCAAGG GTTGTGTTGAACTTAGGATCCGTCAAGAATTCACATGAGAACCGGATTAGTTGTTTGGGTTTGTCAGCCGATGGTAGCTCCTTATGTACAGGAAGTTGGGATACAAACCTCAAG ATTTGGGCATTTGGGGGGCACAGGAAGGTTATTTGA
- the LOC105781831 gene encoding guanine nucleotide-binding protein subunit beta-2 isoform X2: MSVAELKERHAAAIEAVNDLRERLKQRRQQLLDADGHKLHSFSLLYYLAGYARSLGRSQVTFGPTDLVCCRTLQGHTGKVYSLDWTPERDRIVSASQDGRLIVWNAQTSQKTHAIKLPCAWVMTCAFSPTGQSVACGGLDGMCSIFNLNSATDRDGNLPVSVTLNGHKGYVSCCQYVPDEDIHIITSSGDQTCVLWDITTGLRTTVFGGEFQSGHTADVLSVSINGTNSRVFVSGSCDGTARLWDTRVASRAMRTFQGHEGDVNTLKFFPDGNRFGTGSDDGTCRLFDIRNGHQLQVYYQQHGDKEVPLVTSIAFSISGRLLFAGYSNGDCYVWDTLLARVVLNLGSVKNSHENRISCLGLSADGSSLCTGSWDTNLKIWAFGGHRKVI; this comes from the exons ATGTCCGTTGCGGAGCTGAAAGAGAGGCACGCCGCGGCGATTGAGGCAGTGAACGATCTTAGAGAGCGATTGAAGCAGAGACGCCAGCAGTTGCTCGACGCTGACGGTCACAAATtacattctttttctttgctttattact TGGCCGGATATGCAAGATCGCTAGGGAGGAGTCAAGTTACTTTTGGCCCAACCGATCTGGTTTGCTGTAGGACCTTGCAAGGTCACACCGGCAAg GTATACTCATTAGATTGGACACCGGAACGAGATCGAATTGTCAGTGCCTCTCAGGATGGACGCTTAATCGTGTGGAATGCTCAAACGAGCCAGAAAACTCATGCCATAAAGCTGCCTTGTGCATGGGTTATGACGTGTGCTTTTTCCCCAACGGGTCAATCTGTTGCCTGCGGTGGTCTTGATGGTATGTGTTCTATTTTCAACTTGAATTCAGCAACCGACAGGGATGGAAACCTTCCAGTATCAGTAACCCTTAACGGGCACAAGGGCTATGTTTCCTGTTGTCAGTATGTCCCGGATGAAGACATTCACATTATTACAAGTTCCGGTGATCAGACATGTGTGCTATGGGATATTACAACAGGTCTCAGAACTACTGTTTTCGGGGGAGAGTTCCAATCTGGGCATACTGCTGATGTACTGAG tGTCTCAATAAATGGAACAAACTCAAGAGTGTTTGTTTCTGGTTCGTGTGATGGAACTGCCCGACTATGGGATACTCGTGTTGCGAGTCGAGCAATGCGTACGTTCCAGGGTCATGAGGGTGATGTTAACACTTTGAAGTTCTTTCCAGATGGCAATAGGTTTGGAACTGGATCAGATGATGGAACTTGCAGGTTATTTGATATCAGAAATGGCCACCAGTTGCAAGTATACTATCAGCAACACGGCGATAAGGAGGTTCCACTTGTGACCTCAATTGCATTCTCCATATCCGGAAGACTCCTTTTTGCTGGATACTCAAATGGAGATTGCTATGTATGGGACACATTATTGGCAAGG GTTGTGTTGAACTTAGGATCCGTCAAGAATTCACATGAGAACCGGATTAGTTGTTTGGGTTTGTCAGCCGATGGTAGCTCCTTATGTACAGGAAGTTGGGATACAAACCTCAAG ATTTGGGCATTTGGGGGGCACAGGAAGGTTATTTGA
- the LOC105783101 gene encoding BTB/POZ domain-containing protein At1g63850 produces the protein MIPNSYRKRQRVPHRHTSATRLSSTATVVNSFSDKTVSESSQKLHRTSSSVSTITTSPNAVTSSFNDPYTADVLLRLFVDRSPFDSDAPSDSSRQSDIQIYLHSAVIRRAKYFAAILSDCWQHRTNADAKSNNGAEGSRSNDNNNNLVQLNLAVVDDPNSISIHLTVLQLLYTSDFATVIESASTALEILPVALELLFEDCVKSCLRFLEAVPWSEEEEKRVLSLIPFLREEESKELLVRLSPGKEDSCEEMLHGLILAAIHNHPNMAFVKAFVAKLLRDFSSRESARRVLERAFETSLKVVKESLEEYTSPDFRGDHNETEAIQRLNLHTAMTNGRHLLWLVERMIELRVADSAVVEWSEQASFTADLQRAFRDDAWRNIVPGLPAVVLRCTCKLANAVAAGTILAARQVRMKLVKDWLPVLLVCKDNVSPMLPSHKPLHLELEETFLRIISTLPMSDAQLLLQQCLSFSTRNVEDCPHLITAFNTWFRRATRPPQLENLD, from the exons ATGATACCAAACAGCTATCGAAAGCGTCAGCGCGTGCCTCACCGCCACACCTCCGCCACGCGCCTCTCCTCTACCGCCACTGTCGTCAATTCTTTCTCAGACAAAACGGTCTCCGAATCCTCCCAAAAGCTCCACCGCACCTCCTCCTCCGTATCCACCATCACCACCTCTCCCAATGCCGTTACTTCCTCCTTCAATGATCCCTACACCGCTGACGTCTTACTCCGCCTCTTCGTTGATCGTTCCCCATTCGATTCCGACGCCCCATCCGATTCTTCCCGCCAATCCGACATCCAGATCTATCTCCACTCCGCCGTCATCCGCCGCGCAAAATATTTCGCGGCGATTTTATCCGACTGTTGGCAACACCGAACGAACGCCGACGCCAAGAGCAACAATGGCGCCGAAGGTTCCAGGAGCaatgataacaataataacCTAGTTCAGTTAAACCTTGCCGTTGTCGACGATCCGAACTCTATATCCATCCATTTAACCGTCCTCCAACTGCTTTACACGAGCGATTTTGCGACCGTCATCGAATCAGCTTCCACCGCACTCGAGATCCTCCCCGTGGCTCTCGAATTACTCTTCGAGGATTGCGTGAAATCATGCTTGAGATTCTTGGAAGCCGTGCCGTGGAGCGAGGAGGAGGAGAAGAGAGTGCTGAGTTTGATCCCCTTCTTGCGGGAGGAAGAATCGAAGGAACTTCTCGTCAGGCTTTCGCCGGGGAAAGAAGATTCTTGCGAAGAAATGTTGCACGGCTTGATTTTAGCGGCGATTCATAACCATCCTAATATGGCGTTCGTTAAAGCGTTTGTGGCTAAACTTCTGAGGGATTTTTCGTCGCGGGAATCGGCGAGGAGGGTTTTGGAGAGGGCCTTCGAGACGAGCTTGAAGGTTGTGAAGGAGAGTTTGGAGGAGTATACGAGCCCTGATTTTAGAGGGGATCATAATGAGACGGAGGCGATCCagaggttgaatttgcatacGGCTATGACTAATGGGAGGCATTTGTTGTGGTTGGTTGAGAGGATGATTGAGTTGAGGGTGGCGGATTCAGCTGTGGTTGAATGGAGCGAGCAGGCTTCATTTACGGCGGATTTGCAAAGAGCGTTTAGGGATGATGCTTGGAGGAATATTGTTCCGGGACTCCCTGCTGTCGTCCTCCGGTGTACTTGTAAGCTTGCCAATGCTGTTGCTGCTGGGACAATATTGGCTGCTAGACAG GTTAGAATGAAGCTTGTGAAAGATTGGCTTCCTGTTCTGCTTGTGTGCAAAGACAATGTGTCACCTATGCTACCCAGCCATAAACCACTGCACCTGGAATTGGAGGAAACGTTCTTGAGAATCATCTCAACGCTGCCGATGTCGGATGCACAACTATTGTTGCAACAATGTCTCAGCTTCTCAACCCGAAATGTTGAAGATTGCCCCCACTTAATCACGGCTTTCAATACATGGTTTCGCAGAGCAACTCGACCTCCTCAACTCGAAAATCTTGATTAG